From a single Rhodopirellula islandica genomic region:
- a CDS encoding polysaccharide biosynthesis/export family protein, protein MMIAWSLLQLPGVQAQVRSGELLPATNAQRVPVPTLTTVPHVSTYGPCGSCGTHLVQTMEGYGCPKCMLGVDCATACGSEARWQDMKPMDFDKYGPGGYTGPARMRHLAKYHVRPGDQLQMVYLVTRRQNAGQYRLMPGDQVSIESIADEDLDRGTLDSGLLIQPDGTITVRLLGQVQAAGLTVPGLRELLEREYKAFYDDPAIDVTPVRTNTLAEDIRAAVGGLGGFTAQAITTTVMPDGHVRLPGIGQVSVQGFTLEQLKREVNLRYAEVVVGLEVEPILTQQAPHFVYVLGQVGQPGRLEITTPTTVLGAIASSGGHLPEGNLRQVIVFRRAEDWRMISTMLDLNGAIRGKRPTPADEIWVRDGDVIVIPDRPITVFGDFVRQVFTEGVYGIVPFGGFSITQDVGN, encoded by the coding sequence ATGATGATCGCTTGGTCGTTGTTGCAACTGCCCGGCGTCCAAGCACAAGTGCGTTCGGGTGAGCTGCTGCCAGCCACCAACGCTCAACGCGTGCCGGTTCCGACGCTGACAACCGTCCCCCATGTTTCCACCTACGGGCCCTGCGGATCCTGTGGCACGCACTTGGTGCAAACAATGGAAGGTTACGGTTGCCCCAAGTGCATGCTGGGCGTCGACTGCGCCACCGCATGCGGCAGCGAGGCTCGTTGGCAAGACATGAAGCCGATGGACTTCGACAAGTATGGACCGGGTGGCTACACCGGCCCGGCTCGCATGCGTCATTTGGCGAAATACCATGTTCGCCCCGGTGATCAGCTGCAAATGGTGTACTTGGTCACACGCCGCCAAAATGCGGGTCAGTACCGGCTGATGCCCGGGGACCAAGTTTCCATCGAATCCATCGCGGACGAAGACCTGGACCGAGGAACGCTCGATAGCGGACTGCTGATTCAACCCGACGGAACCATCACGGTGCGTCTGCTCGGACAAGTCCAAGCGGCCGGATTGACCGTGCCGGGACTGCGTGAATTGCTGGAACGCGAATACAAGGCGTTCTACGATGATCCCGCCATTGATGTCACGCCGGTTCGCACCAACACCTTGGCCGAGGACATCCGAGCCGCAGTTGGTGGACTGGGCGGCTTCACCGCGCAAGCGATCACGACAACCGTCATGCCGGATGGGCATGTGCGACTGCCGGGAATCGGTCAAGTCAGCGTGCAAGGCTTCACGTTGGAACAACTCAAACGAGAAGTCAACCTTCGCTACGCAGAAGTCGTGGTGGGGTTGGAAGTCGAACCCATTCTCACTCAGCAAGCACCCCACTTTGTGTATGTGCTCGGACAAGTCGGCCAACCTGGGCGATTGGAAATCACCACCCCCACCACCGTGCTCGGCGCAATCGCCTCCTCCGGCGGGCACCTGCCAGAAGGCAACCTCCGACAAGTCATCGTGTTCCGCCGGGCTGAAGATTGGCGAATGATCAGCACGATGCTGGACCTCAACGGAGCCATCCGCGGGAAACGTCCCACGCCTGCCGATGAAATTTGGGTCCGCGATGGCGACGTGATCGTGATCCCCGATCGCCCGATCACCGTCTTCGGTGACTTTGTGCGTCAAGTCTTCACCGAAGGCGTCTACGGCATCGTCCCATTCGGCGGATTCTCCATCACCCAAGACGTCGGGAATTAG
- a CDS encoding ABC transporter ATP-binding protein: MIELIHLQKLYDDTIAVKDVTVSIPAGVVCGLVGPNGAGKTTTLRCMAGLLPATAGEIRINGFSPDSDPVRHKRTIAYVPDDPPLFDDLTVGEHLDFIARLYQIEDHRRTAIDLLERFELLSKYDAMVTSLSRGMRQKLAVACAYLIQPQVLLLDEPLTGLDPPGIRVLLESVREFVRSGRTVIVSSHLLAMIGDVCDQVWLLQNGLVRYHGTTAGLRNEFPETNSLEEAFFAAMKPAAKAEANHADDTQVMAAPPSFQMPNLEPKSVGAPIRPVPTSTVPPSSVTNVS; encoded by the coding sequence ATGATCGAGCTGATACATTTACAAAAGCTTTATGACGATACGATTGCCGTCAAGGACGTGACGGTGTCGATCCCGGCTGGGGTTGTCTGCGGATTGGTCGGCCCCAATGGTGCGGGCAAAACGACGACCTTGCGGTGCATGGCGGGGCTGTTGCCGGCCACTGCCGGCGAGATCCGAATCAACGGATTTTCACCCGATTCTGACCCCGTGCGTCACAAGAGAACAATTGCGTACGTGCCGGACGATCCGCCATTGTTTGACGACCTGACAGTGGGTGAGCATCTGGACTTCATCGCCCGGTTGTACCAAATCGAAGATCACCGACGCACCGCCATTGATCTGCTGGAGCGATTTGAATTGCTCAGCAAATACGACGCGATGGTGACTTCTTTGTCGCGAGGCATGCGGCAAAAATTGGCGGTCGCGTGCGCCTACCTGATCCAACCTCAAGTTCTGTTGTTGGACGAACCTTTGACGGGGCTCGACCCGCCCGGCATTCGCGTGCTGTTGGAATCGGTGCGAGAGTTTGTCCGCAGTGGCCGCACGGTGATTGTCAGCAGCCATTTGTTGGCAATGATCGGTGATGTCTGCGACCAAGTATGGCTGCTTCAAAATGGTCTGGTCCGATATCACGGGACTACAGCCGGATTGCGAAACGAGTTTCCGGAAACGAACTCATTGGAAGAAGCGTTTTTCGCAGCGATGAAGCCGGCTGCCAAGGCCGAGGCGAACCATGCGGACGACACCCAGGTGATGGCAGCGCCTCCAAGTTTTCAGATGCCGAACCTTGAACCGAAATCCGTTGGAGCACCGATCCGTCCCGTGCCCACGAGCACAGTACCTCCATCGTCCGTGACCAACGTGTCATGA
- a CDS encoding MFS transporter, producing the protein MSLNSSRPISSPYASVVVDAGQPSPTAGRSAWEPLRQPMFRMFWIASLASNLGTWIHEVGAGWLMTTLDATPEMVAAVRTSMALPIVFLAIPAGVVADRIDKRHLLIGTQSILLFITAMLAVSTATGVITAWGLLAMTFVIGLGMVLHVPTWQSAIPELVPRWQISRAVGLGSISFNLARAVGPAIGGVLIAVLGIWSTFAINAISFAGVLTVLIRWKRHTTETSRGRSFLSSMRQGIRYVILKRTMRHVMLGVVLFVLPGSALWSLMPLYAKTALGWGAQGFGILVAMVGIGAVVGASMLPRVRSHMGSDRTIAAAMTLYAIGMLTLSAEPAWPILLLATLMMGCGWMATLTTLNATAQITLPSRLRARGMGCYLTMMAGSMSLGSFIWGQTAGAIGMPGAMLASGITMIVTAMISLLFPLAASLDDA; encoded by the coding sequence ATGTCTTTGAATTCCTCCCGACCGATCTCCTCGCCGTATGCTTCCGTCGTCGTCGACGCGGGTCAGCCATCGCCGACGGCTGGACGTTCCGCCTGGGAACCGCTGCGTCAACCAATGTTCCGAATGTTCTGGATCGCCTCCCTGGCATCCAATTTGGGAACCTGGATCCACGAGGTCGGTGCCGGGTGGTTGATGACGACCCTGGACGCGACCCCCGAGATGGTCGCCGCCGTTCGAACCTCGATGGCGTTGCCGATTGTGTTCCTGGCGATCCCCGCCGGTGTGGTCGCGGATCGAATTGACAAACGTCACCTGCTGATCGGAACCCAATCGATCCTGCTGTTCATCACCGCGATGCTGGCGGTCAGCACCGCCACCGGTGTCATCACCGCTTGGGGCTTGCTTGCGATGACCTTCGTGATTGGATTGGGAATGGTGTTGCACGTTCCGACCTGGCAATCCGCCATCCCGGAATTGGTCCCGCGTTGGCAGATCAGCCGGGCCGTGGGATTGGGCAGCATCAGTTTCAATCTCGCTCGCGCGGTCGGCCCCGCAATCGGAGGCGTTCTGATCGCCGTGCTTGGAATCTGGAGCACGTTCGCGATCAACGCCATCTCATTTGCAGGTGTGCTGACGGTGTTGATCCGCTGGAAACGGCACACGACCGAGACCAGTCGTGGTCGATCGTTCCTGTCTTCCATGCGACAAGGCATTCGTTATGTCATTTTGAAACGAACGATGCGGCATGTGATGTTGGGCGTGGTTCTGTTTGTGTTGCCCGGCAGTGCCCTGTGGTCGTTGATGCCGCTGTACGCCAAGACCGCGTTGGGCTGGGGGGCCCAAGGGTTTGGAATCTTGGTCGCGATGGTTGGAATCGGAGCCGTCGTCGGAGCCTCCATGTTGCCGCGTGTTCGCTCGCACATGGGGTCTGATCGCACGATTGCCGCTGCGATGACGCTGTATGCGATTGGCATGCTGACATTGAGCGCCGAACCCGCGTGGCCGATCCTGCTGTTGGCCACGCTCATGATGGGATGCGGTTGGATGGCGACCCTCACCACTCTGAACGCCACCGCCCAAATCACCTTGCCGAGTCGCCTGCGAGCCCGCGGCATGGGCTGCTACCTCACGATGATGGCTGGCTCGATGTCGCTCGGATCGTTCATTTGGGGACAAACCGCCGGGGCCATCGGCATGCCAGGCGCGATGCTGGCTTCCGGAATCACCATGATCGTGACCGCCATGATCAGCCTGCTGTTTCCCCTCGCCGCATCGCTGGACGACGCCTGA
- a CDS encoding ROK family protein yields MKDIWIGFDLGGTKMLAVAYDHEFKELGRRRRKTRGREGSDSGIARIGSTIQRLLDENDLDVDRIAGIGIGCPGPIDLKKGRILMTPNLGWDDVDIQSFLEKEFDCPATVLNDVDAGVYGEFLFGAAKGSRCAVGVFPGTGIGGGCVYEGQILHGAGISCMEIGHTRVSSGTRLSGSSMTGTLEAEASRLTIASEAAKTAYRGEAPALLKDAGTDLADIRSGALADSIKNGDKAIKALVESASVTIGYGVANVVNLLCPDTIILGGGLVEAMEDLIVSTVRKTARECVMPVYKDRFEVKPAKLGDDAGVLGAAAWAKKTYPQPPE; encoded by the coding sequence TTGAAAGACATCTGGATCGGTTTTGATCTCGGCGGCACCAAAATGCTGGCTGTTGCTTACGACCACGAATTCAAAGAACTCGGACGCCGCCGCCGCAAGACTCGCGGTCGGGAAGGTTCCGACAGTGGCATCGCTCGGATTGGTTCGACGATTCAACGATTGCTTGATGAGAATGATCTGGATGTTGACCGGATCGCTGGCATTGGGATTGGTTGTCCCGGGCCGATTGATTTGAAGAAGGGACGCATTTTGATGACGCCCAACTTGGGTTGGGACGACGTCGATATTCAATCTTTCCTGGAGAAGGAATTTGATTGTCCCGCGACGGTGCTCAATGATGTTGACGCGGGCGTGTACGGTGAGTTTCTGTTCGGTGCGGCGAAGGGCAGTCGCTGTGCGGTCGGCGTGTTCCCAGGAACGGGCATCGGCGGCGGCTGCGTCTACGAGGGCCAGATTCTGCATGGTGCCGGAATCTCCTGCATGGAGATCGGGCACACACGGGTCAGCAGCGGCACGCGTTTGAGCGGCAGCAGCATGACAGGGACGTTGGAAGCGGAAGCCAGTCGATTGACAATCGCCTCGGAAGCGGCCAAGACCGCGTATCGAGGGGAAGCCCCCGCCTTGCTCAAGGACGCCGGGACGGACTTGGCCGATATCCGTAGCGGAGCCCTGGCGGACTCGATCAAGAATGGTGACAAAGCCATCAAAGCGTTGGTGGAATCTGCCAGCGTCACGATTGGCTATGGGGTCGCCAACGTCGTCAATCTGCTTTGCCCTGACACCATCATCTTGGGCGGTGGTTTGGTCGAAGCGATGGAGGACTTGATCGTCAGCACCGTCCGCAAGACCGCTCGCGAATGCGTGATGCCGGTCTACAAAGATCGCTTTGAGGTCAAACCTGCCAAGCTGGGGGACGACGCCGGCGTGCTCGGCGCTGCGGCTTGGGCAAAGAAGACCTACCCGCAACCGCCGGAGTGA
- a CDS encoding valine--tRNA ligase — translation MSEIPTRFEHAEEADKIAQAWADAKCSHADPESSKPPFSVVIPPPNVTGALHLGHGLNNTLQDIVVRRKRMQGFETLWMPGTDHAGIATQAVVERRLKEQENKTRHDLGREALVERIWQWKDQYEERILGQLKRMGTSCDWERLRFTLDPVCAAAVRATFFDLFGKRRIYRGKRLVNWDTFLQTAVSDDEVFNETKKGHFYHFRYPVIDPKPGEPEFVTIATTRPETMLGDTAVAVHPDPAAALDAIEADLREKLGSANEKETAELNKQLEALQQRRENRLPELIQLRDMAADGRKLMLPLVDREIDLVADEWAKPEMGSGCVKITPAHDPNDYEVGIRQDLPMINILNSDGTLNGEGGQFAGLTIPKARKAVVAALEELGLMGDIEDRDIELPHSDRSKTPIEPYLADQWFVAMDELAQSAMDAVSDERVQIFPARYRKGYLDWLSEKRDWPVSRQLWWGHRIPIWSKGGLSQTEANELSSDLEKLGERHPDQIAQRIDSDGVDASGEPTKAVFVCIRSEDETVEADVESLGLQQDPDVLDTWFSSALWPHSTLGWPAQTPELAKFYPTSTLITSRDILTLWVARMVLMGLNNVGEVPFSEVFIHPKILDGLGETMSKSKGNGVDPIDVIDKFGPDALRFGLARLATETQDVRMPVQYECPSCEKLIDQTKKNRALPSMDCPACGKRFSTQWAETEADKALPKAAVVSERFETARNFVNKLWNASRFVMMNLDGFEPTSLDVASLPIEDRWLLSRLSTVTQTVGDAIERYQFGEAARVLYDFAWDEFCSFYVEIAKPRLSDDSQRQIAQNVIAHGLDQLLRLLHPIMPFVTESVWSHLGQIAPKRGVPAPVEVGPFVMTASFPVAEESHHDSQIERQFSEFQQIVAAIRQIRASQNIAPKETVPAAIRCSESSKELLQPMTAYFEALAGAEVQSIGPDTTAFETDAHLALPDVDVDVHVDLEKFIDVEAELARLEKLQGQLTGQITGKQNKLSNESFVSRAPADIVQKERESLAGLQTQLEAVANDILKLKAKK, via the coding sequence ATGTCCGAAATTCCAACTCGATTCGAACACGCTGAAGAAGCCGACAAGATCGCTCAGGCGTGGGCCGATGCCAAGTGTTCGCACGCTGACCCAGAATCCAGCAAGCCGCCGTTTTCGGTGGTGATTCCGCCGCCCAACGTGACCGGTGCGTTGCACCTGGGGCATGGGCTGAACAACACGTTGCAAGACATCGTGGTTCGCCGCAAACGTATGCAGGGTTTTGAAACGCTGTGGATGCCAGGAACCGACCACGCCGGGATCGCAACGCAAGCGGTGGTGGAACGACGTCTGAAAGAGCAAGAGAACAAGACGCGGCATGACCTTGGCCGGGAAGCGTTGGTCGAGCGGATTTGGCAATGGAAAGACCAATACGAAGAACGCATCTTGGGCCAACTCAAGCGGATGGGCACGAGTTGTGACTGGGAACGATTGCGATTCACGCTCGATCCCGTTTGTGCGGCTGCCGTGCGAGCCACCTTCTTTGATTTGTTCGGCAAACGTCGCATTTATCGTGGCAAGCGTTTGGTGAACTGGGACACGTTTTTGCAGACCGCAGTCAGTGATGACGAGGTTTTCAACGAGACCAAGAAAGGTCACTTCTATCACTTCCGTTACCCAGTGATCGATCCGAAGCCGGGGGAACCTGAGTTCGTGACGATCGCGACGACGCGACCCGAAACGATGTTGGGCGACACCGCAGTGGCGGTGCACCCCGATCCCGCGGCTGCCCTGGATGCGATCGAAGCTGACCTGCGTGAAAAGTTGGGAAGTGCCAATGAAAAGGAAACGGCGGAACTGAACAAGCAACTTGAGGCGTTGCAGCAACGTCGCGAGAATCGTTTGCCAGAACTGATTCAGCTTCGCGACATGGCGGCGGATGGTCGCAAGTTGATGTTGCCGCTGGTCGATCGCGAAATTGATTTGGTGGCGGATGAGTGGGCCAAGCCCGAGATGGGCAGCGGCTGCGTGAAGATCACGCCCGCACACGACCCAAACGATTACGAAGTGGGGATCCGGCAGGACCTGCCGATGATCAACATCCTGAATTCGGATGGCACGCTCAATGGCGAAGGCGGCCAGTTCGCTGGCCTGACGATTCCGAAGGCTCGCAAGGCCGTGGTGGCTGCGCTGGAGGAACTGGGGTTGATGGGCGACATCGAGGATCGCGACATCGAATTGCCACACAGCGATCGCAGCAAGACTCCGATTGAGCCTTACCTGGCCGATCAGTGGTTTGTGGCGATGGACGAACTGGCTCAGTCCGCGATGGACGCGGTCAGCGATGAACGCGTTCAGATTTTCCCCGCACGTTACCGCAAGGGATACCTGGATTGGCTCAGCGAAAAACGCGATTGGCCTGTCAGTCGTCAATTGTGGTGGGGACACCGAATTCCGATCTGGTCCAAAGGCGGTCTGTCGCAAACCGAGGCCAACGAACTGTCCAGCGACCTGGAGAAGTTGGGCGAGCGGCATCCCGACCAAATCGCACAGCGGATCGATTCAGACGGAGTCGATGCCTCGGGCGAACCGACCAAAGCGGTCTTCGTTTGCATCCGCAGTGAAGACGAAACGGTGGAAGCCGATGTGGAATCGCTTGGTTTGCAACAAGATCCCGATGTGCTGGACACCTGGTTCAGTTCTGCTCTGTGGCCGCACAGCACACTGGGGTGGCCCGCGCAAACACCGGAGCTCGCCAAGTTCTATCCCACGTCCACGCTGATCACGTCGCGAGACATCCTGACGTTGTGGGTGGCGCGAATGGTGTTGATGGGGCTGAACAACGTGGGCGAGGTTCCGTTCAGCGAAGTGTTCATTCACCCCAAGATTCTGGATGGTCTTGGTGAGACGATGAGCAAATCCAAAGGCAACGGCGTGGACCCGATCGATGTGATCGACAAGTTTGGTCCCGACGCGTTGCGTTTCGGTTTGGCTCGTTTGGCGACCGAAACGCAAGACGTACGGATGCCCGTGCAGTACGAGTGCCCGTCGTGCGAAAAGCTGATTGATCAAACGAAGAAGAACCGAGCCCTGCCGTCGATGGATTGCCCCGCGTGCGGCAAACGTTTCTCGACTCAGTGGGCAGAAACCGAGGCGGACAAGGCGTTGCCGAAAGCCGCGGTGGTGAGCGAGCGATTTGAGACGGCTCGCAACTTCGTGAACAAACTATGGAACGCGTCGCGATTCGTGATGATGAACCTGGATGGTTTCGAGCCGACGTCCCTCGATGTGGCCTCGCTTCCAATCGAAGACCGTTGGTTGCTGTCGCGTTTGTCGACGGTGACGCAAACCGTTGGCGACGCGATCGAGCGTTACCAATTCGGGGAAGCTGCTCGCGTGTTGTACGACTTCGCTTGGGACGAGTTCTGCAGTTTCTATGTGGAGATCGCCAAGCCTCGGTTGTCGGATGATTCACAGCGTCAGATCGCACAGAACGTGATCGCACATGGTTTGGATCAGTTGCTGCGATTGTTGCACCCGATCATGCCGTTCGTGACCGAATCGGTGTGGAGCCATCTGGGCCAGATCGCACCCAAACGCGGTGTTCCTGCACCAGTGGAAGTCGGCCCGTTTGTGATGACGGCGAGTTTCCCGGTGGCCGAAGAGTCGCATCACGATTCACAGATCGAACGTCAGTTCAGCGAGTTCCAGCAGATTGTGGCTGCCATTCGTCAGATCCGAGCGAGCCAAAACATTGCTCCGAAAGAGACGGTTCCCGCCGCGATTCGTTGCAGTGAGTCCTCGAAAGAACTGCTGCAACCGATGACGGCGTACTTCGAAGCGTTGGCGGGGGCGGAGGTGCAATCCATCGGTCCCGACACGACGGCTTTCGAGACCGACGCTCACTTGGCGTTGCCCGATGTGGACGTGGATGTTCACGTGGACCTGGAGAAATTCATCGACGTGGAAGCGGAGTTGGCGCGTCTGGAAAAGCTTCAGGGGCAACTAACGGGGCAAATCACGGGCAAGCAAAATAAACTTTCGAACGAAAGCTTTGTCAGCCGGGCTCCTGCCGATATTGTGCAAAAGGAACGAGAGTCGTTGGCTGGTTTGCAAACGCAACTGGAAGCCGTTGCCAACGACATTTTGAAATTGAAAGCGAAAAAGTAA
- the cimA gene encoding citramalate synthase: MSATSSAQPVLIYDTTLRDGSQGEGVSFSLQDKLNIAVRLAEIGIEFIEGGYPLSNEKDVAFFEQIRKHDLGKSKVCAFGMTRRRSMKAEDDPGMQALVAAKTPCCTLVGKTWDFHVTEVLRASLDENLAMIGESAEFLAGHSELIYDAEHFFDGYNANPEYAIKTLQAAAASGAKWLALCDTNGGTLPERVAEVTRIAKEAMSAYDVEIGIHCHNDCELAVANSLAAVDVGATQVQGTINGIGERCGNVDLIAVIANLALKKENTTVLGGRPLKQLTELSRFVYETANLQWRNNQPFVGQSAFAHKGGMHVHAINKAASTYEHIDPALVGNERRILVSELSGRSNIEAIAGKYNLGDDKELQNKILAEVVRLENRGYQFESATASFDLLVRRVAGTFRPHFETIKFRVVAGDRDVKSQVAFAEAIIKLQVGDTLWFDAAEGHGPVNALDAGLRKALAGAYPVLSEISLIDYKVRVVDSGSGTAASIRVNIESTDGKETWGTIGVSDNIIEASWQALVDSVEYKLHRSEA, from the coding sequence ATGAGTGCCACTTCGTCGGCCCAACCGGTCTTGATCTACGACACCACCTTGCGAGACGGCTCGCAGGGCGAAGGCGTGAGTTTTTCACTGCAAGACAAACTGAACATTGCGGTTCGGTTGGCTGAAATTGGCATTGAATTCATCGAAGGCGGTTACCCGCTGAGCAACGAAAAAGACGTCGCGTTCTTTGAACAAATCCGCAAACATGATCTGGGAAAATCCAAGGTCTGTGCCTTTGGAATGACGCGCCGGCGATCGATGAAAGCCGAAGACGATCCGGGCATGCAGGCCTTGGTCGCTGCGAAGACGCCGTGTTGCACGTTGGTTGGCAAAACATGGGATTTTCATGTCACCGAGGTGCTGCGTGCATCGCTGGATGAAAACCTGGCGATGATCGGTGAGTCGGCGGAGTTTTTGGCCGGACACAGTGAACTGATCTACGACGCCGAACACTTCTTTGATGGGTACAACGCCAATCCGGAGTACGCGATCAAAACGCTGCAGGCTGCGGCCGCGTCGGGGGCCAAGTGGTTGGCGTTGTGTGACACCAACGGTGGCACGCTGCCGGAACGAGTGGCGGAGGTGACCCGAATCGCGAAAGAAGCGATGTCGGCTTACGACGTTGAGATTGGGATTCACTGTCACAACGATTGTGAGCTCGCGGTGGCGAACTCATTGGCCGCCGTCGATGTCGGTGCGACTCAGGTGCAAGGCACGATCAATGGCATCGGAGAGCGTTGTGGCAACGTCGACTTGATCGCTGTGATTGCGAACTTGGCACTCAAGAAAGAGAACACAACCGTCCTGGGTGGCAGACCGCTGAAACAACTGACGGAACTGTCACGATTTGTCTACGAGACTGCGAATTTGCAGTGGCGCAACAATCAACCGTTTGTCGGTCAAAGCGCCTTCGCTCACAAAGGCGGCATGCACGTGCATGCCATCAACAAGGCCGCCAGCACTTACGAACACATTGATCCCGCGTTGGTCGGCAACGAGCGTCGGATTCTCGTGAGCGAGTTGTCCGGACGCAGCAACATCGAAGCGATCGCCGGAAAGTACAATCTGGGCGACGACAAAGAACTTCAAAACAAGATCTTGGCCGAGGTCGTGCGATTGGAAAATCGTGGCTACCAATTTGAGTCCGCGACCGCGTCGTTTGATCTGTTGGTTCGCCGGGTGGCCGGGACATTCCGTCCTCACTTTGAAACGATCAAATTCCGAGTTGTTGCCGGTGATCGCGATGTGAAGAGCCAAGTGGCCTTTGCCGAAGCGATCATCAAGTTGCAGGTCGGTGACACGCTGTGGTTTGATGCCGCAGAAGGTCATGGACCGGTCAACGCACTCGATGCGGGATTGCGGAAAGCCTTGGCGGGAGCGTATCCGGTGCTCAGTGAAATTTCGCTGATCGACTACAAAGTTCGCGTGGTCGATTCCGGCAGCGGCACGGCGGCATCGATCCGAGTCAATATCGAGAGCACCGATGGCAAAGAGACTTGGGGAACGATTGGTGTCAGTGACAACATCATCGAAGCCAGTTGGCAAGCCTTGGTCGATAGCGTTGAGTACAAATTGCACCGCAGCGAAGCTTGA
- a CDS encoding MFS transporter — MARIGIFFGLVLCGLTVAALSVTTEKSYTQFVPMMFGIPLLFLGVVGLNPHRRMSATVVALTLGMLGFGCGAIRFVVLMVERAAGEDINPLSFRLVVAMTVVCLVFALMAMIWVRKRRERKSQSVNLEQPPPETNLSTDDHETTAVPDASISAASDEDPLSSSAATSANPYQSPRVIENSTETR; from the coding sequence ATGGCCAGAATCGGAATTTTCTTCGGGCTGGTCCTGTGTGGACTGACGGTGGCCGCACTCAGCGTGACGACGGAAAAAAGCTACACGCAGTTCGTCCCGATGATGTTTGGCATCCCGCTGTTGTTCTTGGGCGTGGTGGGGCTGAACCCGCATCGACGCATGAGTGCAACGGTGGTCGCGTTGACGCTGGGGATGCTTGGTTTTGGTTGTGGTGCGATTCGATTTGTGGTTTTGATGGTTGAGCGGGCGGCGGGGGAAGACATCAACCCGCTGTCATTTCGGTTGGTCGTTGCAATGACGGTTGTGTGCTTGGTGTTCGCGTTGATGGCGATGATTTGGGTTCGCAAACGGCGCGAACGAAAGAGCCAAAGCGTGAATCTGGAGCAACCGCCACCAGAAACAAATTTGTCGACGGACGACCACGAAACGACGGCCGTTCCGGACGCATCGATTTCTGCGGCATCGGATGAGGACCCCCTTTCATCCTCCGCGGCAACGTCAGCGAACCCGTACCAATCGCCTCGCGTGATTGAAAATTCGACGGAGACGCGTTGA